From Vitis vinifera cultivar Pinot Noir 40024 chromosome 3, ASM3070453v1, the proteins below share one genomic window:
- the LOC104878926 gene encoding uncharacterized protein LOC104878926, whose translation MRSLCSSTEFLKNKFILDLEDAEEEHSGKNEIPLRSHFLQIRDVLEAKDITASTPIRLKNCLYNVISALEDCVVLSEKRESRQKKDGPMHGYTGGALAFMKNQKVVDANKEKVKGYG comes from the exons ATGAGGAGTCTTTGCTCAAGCACAGAG TTCTTGAAGAACAAGTTCATTCTGGACTTGGAAGACGCGGAGGAGGAACACAGCGGGAAAAATGAGATCCCCCTTCGCTCTCATTTTCTACAGATTAGAGATGTGTTGGAAGCAAAGGACATCACCGCATCCACACCCATTAGATTGAAGAATTGTCTATACAACGTCATCAGCGCATTAGAAGACTGCGTGGTGTTGTCGGAGAAGCGTGAATCCCGACAGAAGAAGGATGGTCCGATGCATGGATACACTGGCGGAGCATTGGCTTTTATGAAAAACCAGAAGGTTGTTGATGCAAATAAAGAGAAAGTTAAGGGCTACGGCTGA